One Ochotona princeps isolate mOchPri1 chromosome 29, mOchPri1.hap1, whole genome shotgun sequence genomic region harbors:
- the LOC105942174 gene encoding RIMS-binding protein 3A-like — protein MTKDSPGPSGGGGRGSLKKPGSPGPSAIMLEEQRRELQKLRAELEAERTRGRAERRRSASQARQLRETAERERQHLAEHLRSKWEAQRFRELRQLQEEVQREREVEIRRLLRWKDAEMRQLQQLLQRERDGVVRQARELQRQLAEELVNRGYGGHAGAPEGPAAAQCRCRLQQVLGQLRWDTDGEQAARIRHLQTALEMERQLFLKYILEHFRWQPVLPEPSSDSQATPPVSPKRLLGSRRAPELACRPGSLDSLSTGVRARSRSLDLVPAARSTSSPNDPFPTRASSLDSLAPAQSRSGDNTSSCLKASESEARASSTDASVLGSPCAVSPLQLPPPATPSHRKPGDPLGEEGYGNSQLCEAAAATTTTSSTSSSSSSSSSSPQPPLSDPDYKELMKQNSELSEALQVLARRFSGLQEENAQLRRASFSGQADEKVKRLKVKHAELTGLALRLQDRARKLQETNLRAASAPVPGYSHADLELCQAFARQRFQDLSEQASALLAKDKQIQELRHECHLLQARVASISSGGPSHSAGAASPAQWLGISDLDRLQRESQREVLRLQRLLMLQQGQSPRSEEEEEAALRQVRALERKCEELGEQAAVANRRGDEAEAQLQAALRQGAWLAEENARLQARVDWVRKVAAENGDVRGRLGRAGQEREAAGLLAEQLLRQAARGQDRQQQLQHDLHKALSNLQAAQQEVRTLQGQPGQSSSQPCEALLNLDSPSRSSRPEGSTPPSQSSGDRPKRPESTRGSPVTPEEAAWVPQESDRSLTASPAPETKTQTRKISSHSNSSSEVESLWATVPSCPTLDMDTASEVDDLEPDSVSPALEAGPAQSPATLKFKIFLARYSYDPFEGPNDHPEAELPLTAGDCVYIFGDMDEDGFYQGELEDGRRGLVPSNLIEQIPETDILGCLSSKVSDSSNDPIGPTQMPVASLPGEEALGPGPPHKTRKVGSKTAVAMDTGQLGSPKSPGEQGFPRPLLVARGALCVAPMQLHLQGVTATSAEIAWICSISSHPHVVYLDGQEHALTPAGVSHYTFQSLHPGTRYQALVEVRLPWDLLQVRWETVSSTITFDTPLVGPPDPPLDVLVEHQGSPGRLVVSWLPVTIDSAGSSNGVQVTGYAVYADGLKVAEVPDATAGSTLLEFSQLQVLPAYQKVSVRTMSLFGESLDSVPAQIPEDCHSCPQPPEAPPFSYPSGDPSACRVTFPIGSQKPALAPLNAKTNSCTSGSCGEPQTEFPDAFSEESLSRRSSRFHLSSEGEYPNSGPVGPSQAFTKAREACGKDLSFQNHGSPLPNGHSGREEERFRHRSAAGQRPTPGFVHLFPECRREKELGQEKPFLEKALGSKQDAQVFVSQQVGTSQCFPTDFHNIVKDEEEEEVEEEEEEEEEAALYLAPWGTERQEQRQQSGRGQAPRARRQCPAPLRKAIPMPRASPVQLEPTASPEVRVFVAPFDYNPLLTSPHREAGGEELAFQKGQLLRIWGSRDPRGFYHGECNGQVGTIPEHLVAEAEAGIQWPNAGAWRLLPALDRHLEAFKGLMGPQGTLSRLQKNPKRTLLWTPKTMLAALDYDPKDGRVGCGRAKGKLALRAGDVVTVYGPVDDKGFYYGESGGHRGLVPAHLLDQISLHGE, from the coding sequence ATGACCAAAGACTCGCCCGGCCCCtcgggcggcggcggccgcgggtCGCTCAAGAAGCCGGGCAGCCCGGGCCCGTCGGCGATAATGCTGGAGGAGCAGAGGCGGGAACTGCAGAAGCTGAGGGCCGAACTGGAGGCGGAAAGGACACGCGGCAGGGCCGAACGGCGACGCTCGGCGTCGCAGGCGCGCCAGCTTCGGGAGACAGCCGAGCGGGAGCGGCAGCACCTGGCTGAGCACCTGCGCTCCAAGTGGGAGGCCCAGCGCTTCCGGGAGCTGCGGCAGCTGCAGGAGGAGGTGCAACGGGAGCGCGAGGTCGAGATCCGCCGGCTGCTGCGCTGGAAAGACGCCGAGAtgcggcagctgcagcagctgctgcagcgcGAACGGGACGGCGTGGTGCGCCAGGCGCGGGAGCTGCAGCGCCAGCTGGCCGAGGAGCTGGTGAACCGCGGCTACGGCGGCCACGCGGGGGCACCCGAAGGCCCCGCCGCAGCGCAGTGCCGCTGTCgcctgcagcaggtgctggggcaaCTGCGCTGGGACACGGACGGCGAGCAGGCGGCGCGCATCCGCCACCTGCAGACAGCGCTGGAAATGGAGCGCCAGCTCTTCCTCAAGTACATCCTGGAACACTTCCGCTGGCAGCCCGTGTTGCCCGAACCCTCCTCAGACTCGCAAGCCACGCCGCCGGTCTCGCCAAAGCGGCTCCTAGGCTCTCGCCGTGCCCCGGAGCTCGCCTGCCGACCGGGGTCCCTGGATAGCCTGAGCACCGGCGTGCGCGCGCGCTCCCGCTCTCTGGACCTAGTGCCCGCCGCCCGCAGCACCAGCTCTCCGAATGACCCATTTCCCACGCGCGCCAGCTCTCTGGATTCGCTGGCGCCTGCGCAGTCCCGCTCAGGCGACAACACCTCGAGCTGCCTCAAAGCCTCCGAGTCCGAGGCACGGGCCTCCTCGACAGACGCCTCGGTTCTGGGCTCCCCCTGTGCTGTGTCGCCCTTGCAGCTCCCGCCACCGGCGACGCCGTCGCACAGGAAGCCAGGCGATCCTCTTGGAGAAGAGGGCTATGGCAACAGCCAGCTGTGCGAAGCCGCCGCTGCCACCACCACTACCTCCTccacgtcctcctcctcctcctcctcctcctcctcgccgcAGCCACCGCTGTCCGATCCGGACTACAAGGAACTGATGAAGCAGAACTCGGAGCTGAGCGAAGCGCTGCAGGTGCTGGCGCGCCGCTTCTCGGGGCTGCAGGAAGAGAACGCGCAGCTGCGGCGTGCCAGCTTCTCCGGGCAGGCGGATGAGAAGGTGAAGCGACTCAAAGTGAAACACGCGGAGCTGACGGGCCTGGCGCTACGTCTGCAGGATCGTGCCCGCAAGCTACAGGAGACCAACCTGCGGGCGGCGAGCGCGCCGGTGCCGGGCTACAGCCACGCCGacctggagctgtgccaggcctTCGCCCGCCAGCGCTTCCAGGATCTGTCGGAGCAGGCGAGCGCGCTCCTGGCCAAGGACAAGCAGATCCAAGAGCTGCGGCACGAATGCCACCTGCTGCAGGCGCGCGTCGCCTCCATCAGTTCGGGCGGCCCCTCGCATTCCGCGGGTGCTGCCTCCCCCGCTCAGTGGCTGGGCATCAGTGACTTGGACCGGCTGCAGCGCGAGTCCCAGCGGGAGGTGTTGCGTCTGCAGAGGCTATTGATGCTGCAGCAGGGCCAGAGCCCACGGagcgaggaggaagaggaagcggCGCTACGGCAAGTGCGAGCGCTGGAGCGCAAGTGCGAGGAGCTGGGCGAGCAGGCGGCGGTGGCTAACCGGCGCGGCGACGAAGCCGAAGCCCAACTGCAGGCAGCCTTGAGGCAGGGCGCCTGGTTAGCGGAGGAGAACGCTCGGCTACAGGCGCGGGTCGACTGGGTGCGCAAGGTGGCAGCCGAGAACGGCGACGTGCGCGGGCGGCTGGGGCGCGCGGGCCAGGAGCGCGAGGCCGCCGGCCTGCTGGCGGAGCAGCTGCTGCGACAGGCGGCGCGCGGGCaggacaggcagcagcagctgcagcacgaCCTACACAAGGCCCTGAGCAACCTCCAGGCCGCCCAGCAAGAGGTGCGGACCCTGCAGGGGCAGCCGGGCCAGTCTTCCAGTCAACCCTGCGAAGCCCTCCTAAACCTGGATTCTCCATCTCGGTCCAGCAGGCCGGAGGGTTCCACACCGCCTTCTCAGAGCAGCGGAGACAGACCCAAGAGGCCAGAGTCAACGCGAGGGAGCCCAGTTACCCCTGAGGAGGCAGCTTGGGTCCCCCAAGAGTCAGACAGAAGCCtcacagccagcccagccccagaaACCAAAACCCAGACCAGAAAAATCAGCTCCCATTCCAACTCCTCCTCAGAGGTGGAGTCCCTGTGGGCCACTGTACCATCCTGCCCAACCCTGGACATGGACACGGCCAGTGAGGTGGATGATCTGGAGCCTGACAGTGTGTCCCCGGCCCTGGAGGCTGGGCCTGCCCAATCTCCTGCCACCCTCAAATTCAAGATCTTCTTGGCCAGGTACAGCTATGACCCATTTGAGGGCCCCAATGACCACCCTGAAGCCGAGCTGCCCCTCACGGCCGGGGACTGTGTATACATCTttggagacatggatgaagaCGGCTTCTACCAAGGGGAACTTGAAGATGGCCGCCGAGGCCTGGTGCCCTCCAACCTCATTGAGCAGATCCCAGAGACTGATATCTTGGGTTGTCTGTCGTCCAAGGTCAGCGACTCCAGCAATGACCCCATTGGCCCCACTCAAATGCCAGTTGCCTCATTGCCTGGGGAGGAAGCTTTAGGTCCGGGGCCACCACACAAGACAAGAAAGGTGGGCTCCAAGACTGCAGTGGCTATGGACACTGGCCAGCTGGGCTCACCAAAGAGCCCCGGGGAGCAGGGCTTCCCCAGACCCCTTCTGGTGGCCAGAGGGGCGCTCTGTGTGGCCCCGATGCAGCTCCACCTGCAGGGTGTGACGGCTACCTCAGCCGAGATCGCTTGGATCTGCAGCATCAGCAGCCATCCCCATGTGGTGTACCTCGACGGCCAGGAGCATGCCCTGACCCCAGCGGGCGTTAGTCACTACACCTTCCAGAGCCTGCATCCTGGCACACGCTACCAGGCCCTGGTTGAGGTACGGCTGCCGTGGGACCTGCTACAGGTGCGCTGGGAGACCGTGTCCTCCACCATCACCTTCGACACGCCACTAGTGGGTCCCCCCGACCCACCCCTGGACGTGCTGGTGGAACACCAGGGCTCCCCAGGCCGCCTGGTGGTGAGCTGGCTCCCTGTGACCATCGACTCAGCCGGCTCCTCCAATGGGGTCCAGGTCACGGGCTATGCTGTGTACGCCGATGGGCTCAAGGTGGCGGAGGTGCCCGACGCCACTGCCGGGAGCACCCTGTTGGAGTTCTCCCAGCTGCAGGTGTTGCCTGCGTACCAGAAGGTCTCTGTGAGGACCATGTCCCTCTTTGGCGAATCCTTGGACTCAGTACCGGCACAGATCCCTGAGGACTGTCACTCCTGTCCCCAGCCGCCAGAGGCTCCTCCATTCAGCTACCCCTCTGGTGACCCATCCGCCTGCAGAGTCACCTTTCCTATTGGCTCTCAGAaaccagccctggctcctcttaACGCCAAGACCAACTCCTGCACCTCTGGCAGCTGTGGTGAACCCCAGACTGAGTTCCCGGATGCCTTCTCCGAAGAATCCCTGAGCAGGCGGTCCTCTAGGTTCCACTTGAGTTCAGAAGGAGAATATCCAAATTCAGGGCCCGTAGGCCCAAGTCAGGCTTTCACCAAGGCTCGGGAGGCCTGCGGAAAAGATCTGTCCTTCCAGAACCATGGGTCACCTCTGCCCAATGGCCACTCTGGGAGAGAGGAAGAGCGTTTCCGGCATAGGAGCGCTGCTGGCCAACGCCCCACCCCAGGGTTTGTTCACCTGTTCCCTGAGTGTAGACGGGAGAAAGAATTGGGTCAGGAAAAACCTTTCCTTGAGAAGGCCCTTGGGTCAAAGCAAGATGCCCAGGTGTTTGTATCTCAGCAGGTGGGCACCAGCCAATGTTTCCCAACAGACTTCCATAACATTGTGAaggatgaagaggaagaggaggtggaagaggaggaggaagaggaggaggaggcagcactGTATTTGGCTCCGTGGGGCACagagaggcaggagcagagacaacagAGTGGGCGAGGGCAGGCTCCCAGGGCCCGGAGACAgtgtccagctccactcagaaaAGCTATTCCGATGCCCAGGGCCAGCCCCGTACAGCTAGAACCCACAGCTAGCCCCGAGGTTAGGGTCTTTGTGGCTCCCTTTGATTATAACCCGCTCCTGACGTCTCCCCACAGGGAGGCTGGGGGGGAGGAGCTAGCTTTCCAGAAAGGGCAACTGCTGAGAATCTGGGGCAGCCGGGACCCCCGCGGCTTCTACCATGGTGAATGCAACGGGCAAGTAGGCACCATCCCCGAGCACCTGGTGGCTGAGGCAGAGGCGGGCATCCAGTGGCCCAATGCAGGGGCTTGGCGTTTGCTACCCGCCTTGGACCGCCACCTGGAGGCTTTCAAGGGGCTCATGGGCCCCCAGGGCACCTTGTCCAGGCTTCAGAAGAACCCCAAAAGAACCCTGCTGTGGACCCCAAAGACCATGCTGGCAGCACTGGACTACGATCCCAAGGATGGGCGGGTAGGGTGTGGTCGTGCCAAGGGCAAGCTGGCACTGAGGGCGGGAGATGTGGTCACAGTCTATGGACCTGTGGATGACAAGGGATTCTACTACGGTGAGTCCGGTGGCCACCGGGGCCTGGTCCCGGCGCACCTCCTGGATCAAATATCCCTCCATGGAGAATGA